A window of Tautonia plasticadhaerens contains these coding sequences:
- a CDS encoding glycoside hydrolase family protein: MGVLKFRLTPPELSERLPELRRGYFTGLDRTPEAVGLELRPGMLVCQRDSPDSGRLHVPFPVEGFGMPFVSTATLPQRSSPFDLAVELARGKLNDIRGQAGDWRHLGLQLPRDVERPLAEARHAFARAATTDDPALATESARASLTASFRAGQGLTAAYTSQVIRKRLEHASRLPTLLACGINADPTGAPWAESLAGAINAARLQCSWAELAPTEGRFRWEALDARIAWCQANDLLPMAGPLLDFRASALPDWLWLWAGDVEAIGSMALDLVRQAVTRYKGKLGNWHLVARPASTDVLGMSEEDQIRLTARCAQVAHQIDPVTPLIVDFDRPWAEWLGTSPYRIGPLHVADSLSRAEIGLAGVGLEVAPGYGNPGSHMRDLFEFSRMLDLFALLNQPLYVTIAVPSSADPDPNADPKVEVDPRQWASPPTEAMQRELASRWIALAVAKPYVRAVIVSHATDAAPHLFPHSGLFRADHGPKPLLSWLKEFRGTYLV, translated from the coding sequence ATGGGCGTATTGAAGTTCCGATTGACGCCTCCCGAACTGTCCGAGCGGCTGCCCGAGCTGCGCCGAGGCTACTTCACCGGCCTCGACCGGACCCCGGAGGCCGTCGGGCTGGAGCTGCGGCCCGGGATGCTCGTCTGCCAGCGCGATTCGCCCGACAGCGGCCGGTTGCACGTCCCGTTCCCGGTCGAGGGGTTCGGGATGCCGTTCGTGAGCACCGCGACCCTGCCGCAGCGTTCCTCCCCGTTCGATTTGGCGGTGGAGCTGGCCCGGGGGAAGCTGAACGACATCCGGGGCCAGGCGGGGGACTGGAGGCACCTCGGCCTGCAACTGCCCCGGGACGTCGAGCGCCCGCTGGCCGAGGCCCGGCACGCCTTCGCCCGGGCGGCCACGACCGACGACCCGGCCCTGGCGACCGAGTCGGCCCGCGCGAGTCTGACCGCCTCCTTCCGGGCCGGCCAGGGCCTGACGGCCGCCTACACCTCGCAGGTGATCCGCAAGCGGCTGGAGCACGCCTCCCGCCTGCCGACGCTGCTGGCCTGCGGGATCAACGCCGACCCGACCGGCGCCCCCTGGGCCGAGTCGCTGGCCGGGGCGATCAACGCCGCCCGGCTCCAGTGCTCCTGGGCCGAGCTCGCCCCGACCGAGGGGCGGTTCCGATGGGAGGCGCTGGACGCCCGGATCGCCTGGTGCCAGGCCAACGACCTGCTGCCGATGGCCGGGCCGCTGCTGGACTTCCGGGCCTCGGCCCTGCCCGACTGGCTCTGGCTCTGGGCCGGGGACGTGGAGGCGATCGGCTCGATGGCCCTGGACCTGGTCCGGCAGGCCGTCACCCGCTACAAGGGGAAGCTGGGGAACTGGCACCTGGTCGCCCGCCCGGCGTCGACGGACGTGCTGGGGATGAGCGAGGAGGACCAGATCCGGCTGACCGCCCGGTGCGCCCAGGTGGCCCACCAGATCGACCCGGTCACCCCCCTGATCGTCGACTTCGACCGGCCCTGGGCCGAATGGCTGGGGACGAGCCCCTACCGGATCGGCCCCCTGCACGTGGCCGACTCGCTCTCCCGGGCCGAGATCGGCCTGGCGGGCGTCGGCCTGGAGGTGGCGCCCGGCTACGGCAACCCGGGCAGCCACATGCGGGACCTCTTCGAGTTCTCGCGGATGCTCGACCTGTTCGCCCTGCTGAACCAGCCGCTCTACGTGACGATCGCCGTGCCCTCGTCGGCCGATCCCGACCCCAACGCCGACCCGAAGGTCGAGGTCGACCCCCGCCAGTGGGCCTCCCCGCCGACCGAGGCGATGCAGCGCGAGCTGGCCTCGCGCTGGATCGCGCTCGCCGTGGCCAAGCCGTACGTCCGGGCGGTGATCGTCTCCCACGCCACCGATGCCGCCCCCCACCTCTTCCCCCACTCCGGGCTCTTCCGGGCCGACCACGGGCCCAAGCCGCTGCTCTCCTGGCTCAAGGAGTTCCGGGGGACGTACCTCGTCTGA
- a CDS encoding PSD1 and planctomycete cytochrome C domain-containing protein yields MTSIGLIASLGILASAPIQAQEPPAPGPAPAERVTFFEGSVRPILERHCLDCHGGGEKIRGGLDLTSRAGALEGGDFGPAIDEEFPEASLLLEAISYEGLVEMPPSGKLDPAAIDVLTRWVEMGAPYGDDPADATAPAPPAEVDDRARVTEADRAHWAFRPVERPEVPEVEDPDWVLDPIDAFVLDRLEQEGLGPAPDASRATLIRRLSYDLTGLPPTPGEVDAFLSDESPGAYEALVDRLLASPHYGERWGRHWLDVVRFAETNSFERDRDKPSAWRYRDYVIDAFNDDTPYDRFVREQLAGDELDGPTAESIIATGFYRLGAWDDEPTDPLQARFDELDDIVSTTSQAFLGLTINCARCHDHKIDPIPQRDYYRFLAFVSNLEPYSYEPDHILTEIASPGERADHARAVADRRGREQAIDEELAPIEQTLLAAVPEPRRSNLERGSFEQRRHVLDGIAEAELSAVELARYRSLIGRWRAIPPVPPLPTALSAREPGPEAPQSYLLIRGSAHAQGDPVEPGFPEVLGAADPLLPGPSAGASTSGRRRALADWIASPENPMTARVMVNRVWHYHFGRGIVRTPSDFGVQGSAPTHPELLDWLAAEFVADGWRLKPLHKRIVMSRTYRMSSAGDPEALAVDPQNDLFWRFDLRRLSAEEIRDSMLAVTGALNPEMGGPGYYSEIPAAYLAGQSRPGEGWGDSPAGQRARRSVYIHVKRSLVTPILASFDSADTDFSCPVRFATTQPTQALSTLNGEFLNAQARDLADRVRGECGQAPGERVRRVLRLVTQRSPTEGEVARGVTFIDRAAAEDEVGPDRAFELFCLLALNLNEFFYVD; encoded by the coding sequence ATGACGAGCATCGGCCTGATCGCCTCCCTCGGGATCCTCGCCTCGGCGCCGATCCAGGCCCAGGAACCGCCGGCCCCCGGCCCGGCCCCGGCGGAACGGGTGACCTTCTTCGAAGGGTCGGTCCGGCCGATCCTGGAGCGGCACTGCCTGGACTGCCACGGCGGCGGGGAGAAGATCCGGGGGGGCCTCGACCTCACCTCCCGGGCGGGCGCCCTGGAGGGTGGGGACTTCGGGCCGGCGATCGACGAGGAGTTCCCCGAAGCCAGCCTGCTGCTGGAGGCGATCTCCTACGAGGGGCTCGTCGAGATGCCCCCATCCGGCAAGCTCGACCCGGCTGCGATCGACGTGCTGACCCGATGGGTCGAGATGGGCGCCCCGTACGGCGACGACCCGGCGGACGCGACCGCGCCCGCCCCCCCGGCCGAGGTCGACGACCGGGCCCGGGTCACCGAGGCCGATCGCGCGCACTGGGCCTTCCGGCCGGTCGAGCGGCCGGAGGTGCCGGAAGTCGAGGACCCGGACTGGGTGCTCGACCCGATCGACGCCTTCGTCCTCGATCGCCTGGAGCAGGAAGGGCTGGGGCCGGCGCCGGACGCGTCGAGGGCGACGTTGATCCGCCGGCTCTCGTACGACCTGACCGGACTGCCGCCGACGCCGGGGGAGGTGGACGCGTTCCTCTCGGACGAGTCCCCCGGGGCGTACGAGGCGCTGGTCGACCGCCTGCTCGCCTCGCCGCACTACGGCGAGCGGTGGGGCCGGCACTGGCTCGACGTGGTCCGGTTCGCCGAGACGAACAGCTTCGAGCGCGACCGGGACAAGCCGTCGGCCTGGCGGTACCGGGACTACGTCATCGACGCGTTCAACGACGACACCCCGTACGACCGGTTCGTCCGGGAGCAGCTGGCCGGGGACGAGCTGGACGGGCCGACGGCCGAGTCGATCATCGCCACCGGCTTCTATCGGCTGGGCGCCTGGGACGACGAGCCGACCGACCCGCTCCAGGCCCGGTTCGACGAGCTGGACGACATCGTCTCGACGACCTCGCAGGCGTTCCTCGGACTGACGATCAACTGCGCCCGCTGCCACGACCACAAGATCGATCCCATCCCCCAGCGCGACTACTACCGGTTCCTCGCCTTCGTCTCGAACCTGGAGCCGTACTCGTACGAGCCGGACCACATCCTGACGGAGATCGCCTCCCCCGGGGAGCGGGCCGATCACGCTCGGGCGGTGGCCGATCGGCGAGGGCGGGAGCAGGCAATCGACGAGGAGCTGGCGCCGATCGAGCAGACGCTGCTGGCGGCGGTCCCCGAGCCGAGGCGATCGAACCTGGAGCGGGGTTCGTTCGAGCAGCGTCGGCACGTCCTGGACGGGATCGCCGAGGCGGAGCTGTCGGCCGTCGAGCTGGCCCGGTACCGGTCGCTCATCGGGCGATGGCGGGCGATCCCGCCGGTCCCCCCGCTGCCGACGGCGCTCAGCGCCAGGGAGCCGGGCCCGGAGGCGCCGCAGTCGTACCTGTTGATCCGGGGCAGCGCCCACGCGCAAGGGGACCCGGTCGAGCCGGGCTTCCCCGAGGTCCTGGGGGCGGCGGACCCGCTGCTGCCGGGGCCCTCGGCGGGGGCGTCGACGTCGGGGAGGCGTCGGGCGCTGGCGGACTGGATCGCCAGCCCGGAGAACCCGATGACGGCCCGGGTGATGGTCAACCGGGTCTGGCACTACCACTTCGGCCGGGGCATCGTGCGGACCCCCAGCGACTTCGGCGTGCAGGGGTCCGCGCCGACGCACCCCGAGCTGCTCGACTGGCTGGCCGCCGAGTTCGTAGCCGACGGCTGGCGCCTGAAGCCGTTGCACAAGCGGATCGTCATGTCGAGGACCTACCGGATGTCCTCGGCGGGGGATCCGGAGGCCCTGGCCGTCGACCCGCAGAACGACCTGTTCTGGCGGTTCGACCTGAGGAGGCTGTCGGCCGAGGAGATCCGGGACTCGATGCTCGCCGTCACCGGGGCGCTGAACCCGGAGATGGGGGGGCCGGGGTACTACTCGGAGATCCCCGCCGCGTACCTCGCCGGGCAGTCGAGGCCGGGGGAGGGCTGGGGCGATTCCCCGGCCGGGCAGCGGGCCCGGAGGAGCGTCTACATCCACGTGAAGCGGTCGCTCGTCACGCCGATCCTGGCCAGCTTCGACTCTGCCGACACCGACTTTTCCTGCCCGGTCCGATTCGCCACCACGCAGCCGACCCAGGCCCTGAGCACGCTGAACGGCGAGTT
- a CDS encoding HesB/IscA family protein, which yields MSVTLTEKAAGEVKRIIEEQGNGQELVLRIGVQGGGCSGFSYSLNFDAETSEKDRVAEYHGVRVAMEKKFDPYLDGTVIDFIDDLGRRGFAFNNPNVAKSCGCGSSFQV from the coding sequence ATGAGTGTCACGCTCACCGAGAAGGCGGCCGGCGAGGTCAAGCGGATCATCGAGGAGCAGGGCAACGGCCAGGAGCTGGTCCTGCGGATCGGCGTGCAGGGCGGCGGCTGCAGCGGCTTCTCCTACAGCCTGAACTTCGACGCCGAGACCAGCGAGAAGGACCGGGTCGCCGAGTACCACGGCGTCCGGGTGGCGATGGAGAAGAAGTTCGACCCGTACCTCGACGGGACGGTCATCGACTTCATCGACGACCTCGGCCGCCGCGGGTTCGCCTTCAACAACCCGAACGTCGCCAAGAGCTGCGGCTGCGGCAGCTCGTTCCAGGTCTGA
- a CDS encoding phosphoglycerate dehydrogenase, with protein MPTALIGAGPIRNRPGPFRELLHRAGFRTIDPEGGDVLPESSLREALPGCEAIVAGGERLPADLIAACPRLRVIARTGVGYDAVDVPAATERGVVVTITPGTNQESVAEQAFGLLLAVTRRVALNDRLIRAGGWDRTIALPLRGRTLGLVGLGRIGRAMVPRARAFGMRVLAFDAVPDPAFDAEHQVGRRSLDDLLAESDVVSLHLPLTASTLDLIDDARLSRMRPGSILLNTARGGLVDEYALHRALLSGHLAGAGLDVYKVEPPPLDHPLVALPNVVSSPHIGGVDTLSMADMAEMAARCIVDLKEGRWPADCVVNPEVGPGWAW; from the coding sequence ATGCCCACCGCCCTGATCGGCGCCGGCCCGATCCGAAATCGGCCCGGCCCCTTCCGAGAGTTGCTCCACCGGGCCGGATTCCGGACGATCGACCCCGAAGGCGGCGACGTCCTGCCCGAATCCTCGCTCCGGGAGGCCCTGCCCGGGTGCGAGGCGATCGTCGCCGGGGGCGAGCGGCTCCCCGCCGACCTGATCGCCGCCTGCCCGAGGCTCCGGGTGATCGCCCGGACCGGGGTCGGCTACGACGCCGTCGACGTGCCGGCCGCCACCGAGCGGGGGGTCGTCGTCACCATCACCCCGGGCACGAATCAGGAGAGCGTGGCCGAGCAGGCGTTCGGCCTGCTGCTGGCCGTCACCCGGCGGGTCGCGCTGAACGACCGGCTCATCCGGGCCGGGGGCTGGGACCGGACCATCGCCCTCCCCCTGCGGGGCCGGACGCTCGGCCTGGTCGGCCTCGGCCGGATCGGCCGGGCGATGGTCCCCCGGGCCCGGGCCTTCGGCATGCGCGTGCTCGCCTTCGACGCGGTCCCCGACCCCGCCTTCGACGCCGAGCATCAGGTCGGCCGGCGATCGCTCGACGACCTGCTCGCCGAGTCCGACGTGGTGAGCCTGCACCTGCCCCTCACCGCATCGACCCTGGACCTGATCGACGACGCCCGGCTCTCCCGGATGAGGCCCGGCTCGATCCTCCTCAACACCGCCCGGGGCGGCCTGGTCGACGAGTACGCCCTGCATCGGGCACTCCTCTCCGGGCACCTCGCCGGGGCCGGGCTCGACGTCTACAAGGTCGAGCCCCCGCCGCTCGACCACCCGCTCGTCGCCCTGCCGAATGTCGTCTCCAGCCCCCACATCGGCGGCGTCGACACCCTCTCCATGGCCGACATGGCCGAGATGGCGGCGCGGTGCATCGTCGACCTGAAGGAAGGCCGATGGCCCGCCGACTGCGTCGTCAACCCCGAGGTCGGGCCGGGCTGGGCCTGGTGA